A window of the Bacteroidota bacterium genome harbors these coding sequences:
- a CDS encoding HDOD domain-containing protein, with protein sequence MTRSASSVLELEHLNVDLPVLPHTFLLAMGLSRQVDEVEIDEVVEVIENDPGAVTRVLRVVNSAYYGLRREVTSLHRAVVGLGPQAVLGIVMSVSLEDMKEHLHVTTSNAFHRLIRHNVAVGYISRHIVSMSKMGNQQKMAGEDYTSEAFTLGILHDFGKIVLFNNFPEKAVEFYDEVSPLDTNAQDLLAKERALFGFDHVQAGQYLMHELNFLSSMEMAVAAHHDYTVSVEREEGEQYLLNVVVASNKLANTLGFSFNRSISRKTFMEDPFWDQLIQTQFFETQEKEALFEEFFGMKERVSAYLSEII encoded by the coding sequence ATGACCCGGAGTGCCTCCTCCGTACTGGAATTGGAACATCTGAATGTAGATTTGCCTGTGTTGCCGCATACGTTCTTGCTGGCTATGGGCTTGTCTCGTCAGGTTGATGAAGTGGAGATTGATGAAGTTGTTGAGGTAATCGAAAACGATCCCGGTGCTGTTACGCGCGTGCTACGCGTGGTGAATTCTGCGTATTACGGACTACGGAGAGAAGTTACCAGTTTACATCGTGCCGTAGTTGGATTGGGACCGCAGGCTGTATTGGGGATCGTGATGAGCGTGAGCCTTGAAGACATGAAAGAGCACCTGCATGTAACTACAAGTAACGCATTTCATCGGCTGATCCGACATAATGTTGCTGTAGGATACATATCAAGGCATATCGTTTCTATGTCCAAAATGGGCAACCAGCAAAAAATGGCTGGTGAAGACTATACAAGTGAAGCTTTTACTTTAGGGATATTACACGATTTTGGGAAAATTGTCCTGTTTAACAATTTCCCAGAAAAGGCAGTTGAATTCTATGATGAAGTTAGTCCGCTTGATACCAATGCCCAGGATTTATTGGCCAAGGAGCGTGCTTTGTTCGGGTTTGATCATGTACAGGCCGGCCAGTATTTGATGCATGAGTTGAATTTCTTGAGTTCGATGGAAATGGCCGTTGCCGCCCATCACGATTACACAGTAAGCGTAGAACGGGAAGAAGGAGAGCAATACCTGTTGAATGTAGTGGTTGCCAGTAACAAGCTGGCGAACACCCTCGGCTTCAGTTTTAATCGAAGCATTTCGCGGAAGACATTCATGGAAGACCCGTTTTGGGATCAACTCATTCAAACGCAGTTCTTCGAGACACAGGAAAAAGAGGCGCTATTCGAAGAGTTTTTTGGGATGAAGGAACGTGTGTCTGCATATCTAAGCGAAATTATTTAG
- a CDS encoding sulfotransferase, with protein sequence MRPNFFIVGAPKCGTTSLYHYLRQHPDVFLPHSESEYWRYKEPNHFCQDLIAWPGLCVETTEKYLSLFEAARREKRIGEASALNLYSKEAAQNIARFTPDAKIIIMLRHPVDMMRSWHHDCMRWGHETEGDFEKAVLLEDARRKGKSLPNGTGYPSCLVYRDIASFGAQVQRYYDAFGKDRVGVWLLEDMASDPGETFTQITAFLGVDPAFKPQFEIHNPKKDITHADMVNHGLKRMLRQYVGWARHIKPYVPARIRTRIEKGFNTNTKPVSLNTPDPVFLASLAESMSGDISHLSMLIGRDLSHWYTKHLLAAA encoded by the coding sequence ATGAGACCTAATTTTTTCATTGTTGGCGCACCCAAATGTGGCACAACCTCGCTTTATCACTATTTAAGGCAGCATCCAGACGTATTTTTGCCCCATAGTGAATCGGAATATTGGCGATATAAAGAGCCCAACCATTTTTGTCAGGACTTGATCGCATGGCCAGGTTTGTGTGTTGAGACAACAGAGAAGTACTTGTCTCTTTTTGAGGCAGCCAGGCGAGAAAAGCGAATAGGAGAAGCTTCAGCGTTGAATCTGTATTCTAAAGAGGCAGCACAAAACATTGCCCGATTTACTCCTGATGCAAAAATAATCATCATGCTGCGCCACCCTGTTGATATGATGCGGTCCTGGCATCACGACTGTATGCGATGGGGGCATGAAACGGAAGGTGATTTTGAGAAAGCCGTCTTATTGGAAGATGCCCGCCGTAAAGGCAAGTCGTTGCCAAATGGCACTGGATATCCTTCTTGTCTTGTGTATCGAGACATTGCATCTTTTGGCGCACAGGTACAACGGTATTACGATGCGTTTGGGAAAGACCGTGTGGGCGTGTGGTTGCTGGAAGACATGGCTTCAGACCCAGGAGAGACATTTACCCAAATAACTGCTTTTCTTGGTGTAGATCCTGCTTTTAAACCTCAGTTTGAGATACACAATCCAAAAAAAGACATTACGCATGCCGACATGGTCAACCATGGCCTTAAGCGCATGCTGCGACAGTATGTTGGCTGGGCGCGCCATATCAAGCCTTATGTGCCGGCCAGGATTCGCACCCGCATCGAGAAAGGATTTAATACAAATACAAAGCCTGTTAGTCTAAATACACCCGATCCAGTATTTCTTGCTTCTCTTGCTGAAAGCATGTCCGGCGATATTTCGCACCTGTCTATGTTAATCGGACGAGACCTTTCTCATTGGTACACAAAGCACCTCTTGGCAGCTGCCTGA